A window of the Mesotoga prima MesG1.Ag.4.2 genome harbors these coding sequences:
- a CDS encoding RloB family protein has protein sequence MKRKQRRSRKTKDTIVIVCGRTKTEVNYFKSFGLKIGRLGKVRVEVIGTGSNTAEPIALVKNAISLKDSDSSIAAVWAVFDKDNFDLGPAIDEARDSGVSVAWSNQAFEIWFILHFEFFTREINRAKYSEILEKHLGSKYEKNDRNLFDKTFAMIENAIENAKKGHQQHITFGHDPDSACSCTTVYKLVEELLKWIED, from the coding sequence ATGAAAAGAAAGCAACGGCGCTCTAGAAAGACGAAAGATACGATTGTTATTGTATGCGGAAGAACCAAAACAGAGGTCAATTATTTCAAGAGTTTCGGATTGAAAATCGGTAGACTGGGCAAGGTTCGAGTTGAAGTGATCGGAACAGGTAGCAATACAGCCGAGCCAATAGCGCTAGTGAAGAACGCTATTTCGCTAAAGGATTCCGATTCATCAATTGCAGCGGTATGGGCAGTATTTGACAAGGACAACTTTGATCTGGGACCAGCGATAGATGAAGCACGTGATAGTGGAGTAAGCGTTGCATGGTCAAATCAAGCCTTTGAAATATGGTTCATTCTACATTTCGAATTCTTCACACGTGAGATAAATAGAGCCAAGTATAGTGAAATTCTTGAAAAACATCTTGGAAGCAAATATGAAAAGAATGATCGCAATCTCTTTGACAAAACCTTTGCAATGATAGAAAATGCAATCGAGAATGCGAAGAAAGGCCATCAACAGCATATTACATTCGGGCATGATCCCGATAGCGCGTGTTCGTGCACGACGGTATACAAGTTAGTCGAAGAGCTTCTCAAGTGGATAGAAGATTAG
- a CDS encoding AAA family ATPase yields the protein MLVSFAIENFRSFLDETVFSMECESVSELQELNTFVSGKWCLLKSSFIYGKNAGGKSNLLKGIAKMRDILLHSFDDSYRLQTDRFAFKEGAEKRPTKFEIEFLTEYSGGPRKFRYGFEIQGDKIYSEWLFITHERETRIFSRESASKKDIVITKKYGELKKFVEFTNPNVLFLSVINKIGSVDLVKTVFDYFLSMIIIDASRFPTSLTAARLYEDKTLYEKTVNFMREADQGISGLEIRREEFEDVEAYFKDITGRRNDLEIDITQVHDGRDGSKKFLSYDVFTSHEMYNADRSMKAKILCDLRDFESEGTKKFFKILGPVVDALTHGKVILIDEIDSKLHPLLVEALIDKFNSISENSKNAQMICNTHNPLILESKKVRRDQFWFVDKNELGESSLYRLTDFTNVRKDLNLKKAYLLGQFDGIPKMRF from the coding sequence CCGTTCCTTTCTAGATGAAACCGTCTTCTCCATGGAGTGTGAGTCTGTCTCGGAATTGCAAGAACTCAATACTTTCGTTTCAGGTAAATGGTGTCTACTGAAGTCTTCATTCATTTACGGAAAGAATGCCGGAGGCAAGAGCAATCTTCTCAAGGGAATAGCAAAGATGCGTGATATCCTTCTTCACTCCTTTGATGATAGCTATCGCCTTCAGACAGATCGTTTTGCTTTCAAAGAGGGCGCGGAGAAAAGACCAACGAAGTTTGAGATTGAGTTTCTTACAGAGTACAGCGGGGGTCCTCGCAAATTCAGATACGGATTCGAAATTCAAGGGGATAAGATTTACAGCGAGTGGCTTTTCATTACTCATGAAAGAGAAACAAGGATCTTCTCGAGGGAATCCGCTTCGAAGAAAGATATCGTGATCACTAAGAAATATGGAGAATTGAAGAAGTTCGTAGAATTCACAAATCCTAACGTCTTATTCTTATCAGTGATAAACAAGATTGGCTCTGTTGATCTTGTGAAAACTGTTTTCGACTATTTCCTGTCTATGATAATTATCGATGCGTCAAGATTTCCTACGTCTCTCACTGCAGCCAGGCTCTACGAAGACAAGACACTCTATGAAAAGACTGTGAATTTCATGCGTGAAGCCGACCAAGGTATAAGTGGACTTGAGATTAGGCGTGAAGAATTTGAAGATGTGGAGGCCTATTTCAAAGATATAACTGGAAGGCGTAACGACTTAGAAATCGATATTACGCAGGTGCATGATGGAAGAGATGGTTCAAAGAAGTTTCTTAGCTATGATGTATTCACCAGTCATGAAATGTATAACGCCGATAGGTCTATGAAGGCGAAAATCCTTTGTGATCTACGAGATTTTGAATCTGAGGGCACGAAGAAGTTCTTCAAGATCCTCGGTCCGGTTGTTGATGCATTGACTCACGGCAAGGTAATCCTTATCGACGAAATTGACTCAAAGCTGCATCCGCTTTTGGTAGAGGCGCTTATCGACAAGTTCAACTCTATTAGCGAGAATTCTAAGAACGCTCAAATGATCTGCAACACTCACAACCCTTTGATCCTCGAAAGCAAGAAAGTTCGTAGAGACCAGTTCTGGTTTGTTGACAAAAATGAACTTGGAGAGAGCTCGCTCTATAGACTCACTGATTTCACAAATGTAAGAAAGGATCTGAATCTTAAGAAGGCGTATTTGCTGGGTCAATTTGATGGTATCCCTAAGATGAGGTTCTAG
- a CDS encoding IS256 family transposase, with protein MKFDREKIKSLIEKNGFENVGDVQEAMKELFGDVIKEMLEGELEDELGYSKHDYKNKETDNSRNGHSKKTVRSDYGEIELEIPRDRKGEFEPVVVKKHQRDISGIEDQIISMYARGMTVRDIQSHIEDIYGSRLSAESVSRITDKILPLVSEWRNRPLESAYAIVYMDAVFFRVVESNQVRKKALYIALGVSLNGHKDILGMWISETEGASYWLSILNELKNRGVEDVAIFSIDALSGMEEAIEAVYPFSEVQKCIVHQIRNTMRYVTWRDRRPLARDLKTIYQAPTREAGWNALLALEEKWGDKYHLSIKSWKDNWETLSTFFQYPEELRRLVYTTNPIESVNRQLRKVTKNKGVFPTDNSLLKMAYLAIMNITKKWTVRTLDWSRILTQLVIKYERLAKYIS; from the coding sequence ATGAAATTTGACAGAGAAAAGATCAAGTCGTTAATCGAGAAGAATGGATTTGAAAACGTTGGAGATGTTCAAGAGGCAATGAAGGAATTGTTTGGTGACGTAATCAAAGAAATGCTTGAAGGAGAACTGGAAGATGAGCTTGGATATTCGAAGCATGACTACAAGAACAAAGAGACTGACAATTCCAGGAATGGACATAGCAAGAAGACAGTTAGGAGCGATTACGGAGAAATAGAACTTGAGATACCAAGAGACAGGAAAGGTGAATTTGAACCGGTTGTTGTGAAGAAACACCAGAGGGACATTTCTGGTATAGAGGATCAGATAATCTCCATGTATGCAAGGGGAATGACAGTAAGAGATATTCAGAGTCATATAGAGGATATCTACGGTTCCAGATTGTCTGCAGAGAGCGTAAGCAGGATAACGGACAAGATACTGCCACTGGTCTCCGAATGGAGAAACAGACCATTAGAATCTGCGTATGCGATAGTCTACATGGATGCCGTATTCTTCAGGGTCGTTGAAAGCAACCAGGTAAGGAAGAAAGCACTCTATATAGCCTTAGGAGTATCCCTAAATGGCCACAAAGACATTCTAGGCATGTGGATAAGTGAAACAGAAGGAGCAAGCTACTGGCTAAGCATTCTCAACGAATTGAAGAATCGCGGGGTTGAAGACGTGGCAATCTTCTCAATAGATGCATTAAGCGGAATGGAAGAAGCCATAGAGGCTGTATATCCATTCTCAGAGGTTCAGAAGTGCATAGTTCACCAGATAAGAAACACCATGAGATATGTTACCTGGAGGGATCGTAGACCTCTAGCACGCGATCTCAAGACAATTTATCAGGCACCTACAAGAGAGGCAGGATGGAATGCATTGCTTGCACTAGAAGAGAAGTGGGGCGACAAATACCACTTGTCAATAAAAAGCTGGAAAGATAACTGGGAAACTCTCTCAACCTTCTTTCAATATCCAGAGGAACTGAGAAGATTGGTTTATACAACTAATCCCATTGAATCAGTTAATAGACAACTCAGGAAGGTGACGAAGAACAAAGGAGTCTTTCCAACAGACAATTCTCTCTTAAAGATGGCTTATCTAGCAATAATGAACATAACAAAGAAATGGACAGTAAGAACTCTTGATTGGTCCAGGATCCTTACTCAACTTGTGATAAAGTATGAAAGATTAGCTAAGTACATAAGCTGA
- a CDS encoding ATP-binding protein — MDSDELVQSLEEVQKRKEMELPSRLRPYFDKIDMKNRAVLVFGPRGVGKTTFLLNRFRERKVLYVSADNPLVSTSDIWSIAKTAFVRGYEGIVVDEAHYAKDWSIHLKALYDSYPGKLVIASDSSSLVLRQGIADLSRRFSRVQIPLMSLREYIFLRDGTLLPQLEPFSPEPSAVKEIMNGTNVLSAFEEYLERGFRPSYMEWDFREQIEHIIEKTLHGDVPFFVPQISDIHFRLMNAVVGFLATSKVLTLNIERMCRDWGIGKRKLYELLTVMNATGVIRIVYRENDNRTFSKGEKIFFGDPAFYSIGTGNIGTRREAFVAQSFEDAGRKVFACADERNGDFSVDGKIIEVGGRSKKPKKAEFVIRDDTDLPYSNSIPMWTLGFQY, encoded by the coding sequence GTGGATTCGGACGAGTTAGTTCAGTCACTTGAAGAGGTGCAGAAAAGGAAGGAAATGGAGCTTCCGTCGAGACTGAGGCCTTACTTCGACAAAATAGACATGAAGAACAGGGCAGTCCTTGTCTTTGGGCCAAGAGGGGTTGGGAAAACCACTTTCCTTCTGAACAGATTTAGGGAGAGAAAAGTACTCTACGTTTCGGCTGACAATCCTCTCGTTTCTACTAGTGACATATGGAGTATAGCAAAGACGGCCTTCGTAAGGGGTTATGAGGGGATAGTTGTGGATGAAGCTCACTACGCAAAAGATTGGAGCATCCATCTTAAGGCCCTCTACGATTCCTATCCAGGAAAGCTTGTAATAGCTAGCGATAGCAGCAGCCTAGTATTAAGACAGGGGATCGCAGATCTATCAAGAAGATTCTCCAGGGTTCAAATCCCTCTAATGTCTTTGAGAGAATACATATTTCTTAGAGACGGAACACTTTTGCCACAACTAGAACCATTTTCTCCCGAACCTTCGGCAGTTAAAGAGATAATGAACGGTACAAACGTACTTTCTGCTTTTGAAGAGTATCTTGAGAGAGGATTCAGGCCGTCTTACATGGAATGGGACTTTCGAGAGCAAATAGAACACATTATCGAAAAAACACTACATGGAGATGTTCCGTTCTTCGTTCCCCAAATCTCGGATATTCACTTCAGGCTAATGAATGCCGTTGTTGGGTTCTTGGCGACTTCAAAAGTATTAACATTGAACATTGAGAGAATGTGTAGAGACTGGGGTATAGGGAAGAGAAAGCTCTACGAACTTCTTACTGTAATGAACGCAACAGGAGTAATCAGAATAGTATATAGAGAAAACGATAATCGAACCTTCTCCAAGGGTGAAAAAATATTCTTTGGCGACCCTGCTTTCTACTCAATTGGTACAGGAAATATTGGAACAAGAAGAGAAGCCTTTGTGGCACAATCCTTCGAAGATGCTGGTAGAAAAGTCTTTGCATGTGCGGATGAGCGAAACGGAGATTTCTCTGTAGATGGAAAGATTATTGAAGTGGGAGGAAGGAGCAAAAAACCAAAGAAAGCGGAGTTCGTAATAAGAGACGACACTGATTTGCCCTATTCAAACTCGATTCCGATGTGGACACTTGGCTTTCAATACTGA